TGACTCATTGGACTCTTTGTCGACCTCAGGCTCAGGCTCGGGCAacacctttgtcttctttttgaAAGGCATTTTGCAACCAGTTTCAGGGAgtatgaaactagggttttttcgtGGTAGATTAGATCCTTAGTTTTTGGCCGAGGACCAAAAATGTCAATTAATTGGTTGTCAGGTACCAGAGGTTGGTACTAAAcccaattttgaatttcaagcAGTCAATTCTTTCGATGTCCGTTTCCTACCTTGGCCTTGTGGTGAACGAAAATGTAGGAAACATACAAATTTAAGATAGGCTCTGAAACATGATTCACCGCTGTCTTTGAGGTAATGGTTGGTGATGCATAATAGTCTAGTAAGGATTTGTACCAATTTAGATTGAAAGTTTCATGGTCATAAGTGGAAAAAGTTCATGGATTATCTTTTGGCATCACAGATTCCTCCTTGGcaatgttttaatttatttgttgaaTATTCATAATTAGCTATGTATTAATTATTTGTTTaagactatatatatatatatatatatatatatattatttatttgtttatttattgaaccgggttgaaccggtccgacctcgaccctttcacttcaccggttcaattgacTGTCCGGGTTTTAAAGCATTGGTTTTTCTCTGTCTTTTATCCAACTTCCGGGTTTTCTTAAAATACCATTCTTTTGGTTGGAGGCAAAAGCAAAGGATCCacgatgaaaaaagaaaatttgcaaaTTTAGTACCAAACTCAAAATATTGGTGCTTTTCAGCCTCATTTGATGTCTTTTCTTGATTCTTAGCACATCCAACAAAGGAACCAAGATGTTTCAAAAGTGATATATTTCAATCTAGaatttttttcatgaaattttcgaTCTAGTTAAttaccaaagaaaaataaaaaaagttaattAAGTTGTCAAATTTTACAgagaaattattttaaaaaagtaGAAAGAAAAACATATATTACTAAATTGTGCTGTGATAGTTTTTATAGAATATCTTGTTTggattaaaatttattttaatcatttgtttAATATATTAGTGTTGAATTTTTTCTAACGTAATGTACTTGAGATCATTAGAAATATGATAATTAAGTGcagtatttttttttcgaaGAGTGCACTtgcaaataattttttcaaacGAAAGTATAAAAATAATAAGTACGTAAGAgacaaaaaatatagaaaaagaaaagagaaaaggtatcCAAACAAAGAATGAAGCCTAAAACATAGCTAAACCTCCATTTGcgactatataaatataattaaacctcaataaaatttttaaattgaatgTTATACAAATTCTCGAGTcgaaactacaaaaaaaaaggattaaaaagCACTATAAAATATTGAGAACTAAATTGAGTAAATACTTAAAGGACTATTCTAGCAATTCCCTTCACCCATTGCTCGAACGGCTGTAAAACCCCTTTGATTCGTTAAGTATTTTCTTCGACCGAACCTCCCAGACAAAAAGTCGCAAAGGGCAAATACCCTCCCCCTttgttcttctttcttctctggTCTTCCTTACGGTGGCGACCCATATCTTTCTGTCCATAGATAGCAATATTTTCAGGTATCTTTATATATTTCTGTTAGTAGTGTATATTAAATTTCCCATACTAGTTGCCTGCTTGAGGTTTCATGATTTTTGAATTCATATTccactttctttttttcccgtCTCTCTTTTGTGGTAAATGAAGAATATTTTCATGTTGGGGGGTTGTTTAATGATGTATACTTTCACTCAGCTTATAATAGATGGGAAAATTCTTTAGCTGAATAATCATAATTAGTTGTGCTATTTAATTGCATCTGAATAGTTGTTAAACTAGGACAAAGTTTTAAGTTATTTCGGTTCAtcggtttttcttttttcttcttcttttttttccattctGGCTCAAGGACTGGTTGTTTTGTTTCTTAGTCGGATTTTTTTGACTTTGAATGGCAATGTACGTAATCCCTTTTGAGCATTGTGTGTTATGCTGTTGTATGTATGTCGATGGATTTAATTCAAGGGAACTAAGACTATTAGCTTAGATTTTGTGCTGGATAACGTAAataatggacatttttgttgtagaAGTTTAGACCTTGAAACACTTTAGATGAATGACTGGCTGCTAAATTGTTTTAACTCTTCCTCGAGTCAATCCAGTGAGTGCTGGAGGAAGTGGAATTAGATCCCACGATACACTGAAAGAAACAATGGAGGAATATTAGTTTTTCTTCTAACTCAAACTGTTGCATGTCAAACATTATAAGAGGTTTGCATGCCATTTTTACCCTTGTTTCTGTGACTCTTGATGCCACCGCAATGCCTCAACTCGAGTTCTATTGGATACTAATTAAATGGACATACAGGACATTTTCATAAGGAAATGCAGAAGTCAAGTGTTAGGATTTTACCTAACTTTTTTAGTGCATAAGAAAATATACCTCAAATCTTaagtcaaaaaaatcacaatttgggatggatttcaattttcttgtttgttatcaATGTTCTCATGTTGATTCATTATTTTCTTGATGTTGATAGATGAGAGTAAAGAAGCAGAAACGCCATCGAAAAGCTGTCCGATTCTATGCAGCTTGCTTTGGTTTCAGGGAGCCTTTTAAAGTTCTGTGTGATGGAACTTTTGTGCACCACCTGCTTCTCAATAAGATCACTCCTGCTGATACTGCGTTGGCTAATGCTTTAGGTGCCCCAGTAAAGATTTTCACTACCAGGTCTAATGGCTTCCTTTTGCTGCACAAAATGTTTAGACAAAATCTTTAAGATGATTTGCATTGttagttttttaattttctggTAATACTTTCAAAACTGTGTTCCAAGCCATGGCTTCTTATGTTATTTTTTCCCCCTGTTAAGGTAAGTGGCTAAAAGAAATTGTAAGCTGAAGAAATTTACAAATTGTTTtcttgtgagttttggttgtaaCTAAATTACATCATAACAGATTATAGTTAGCAAGGGACCTGAAAGGAGATAtctttaaaaccaaaaaaggGCTGAGTTTTCATGTGAAATGTAGATGAGATAAAGAGACATGGAGAAGAAGAAAGGGAGAGAGTGAAAACTTCCTTTTGAAGTTTGTAACAACGTATTCTTTGGAGAGTCTTAACTTTTGGTAATATGTAGATACCATAGACACTTATAGGATTTGTGCAAAAAACAGTTCTGGTATTAAAGCTGAGGCGGTGTGGTGAAATCTGATTATCAGCCAAAATAGAAGTTTGCAGTGTAAAGAAGTACTCTTGTTAGTGATGGTACAGAAACTTGAACTTATGGTGATAAAAATGCATCCTGCTGAAGGCAATCATTAGCTTATGGTTTCATTGTACTACTGTGTGAAAATGTATTTAAAGCATCCTTGACACTTGTGCTGTTGCATCTGTGACTTGGGCCATAATAACAACTGCCAAGGGGATTGccatagcattttttttttcagataacATTTTCATACACTGTCGGTGTAAAGATTTATTTACACAAGCAGGTTTAGATCATGTCAGATAATgtgaattcaaatttgaaattcaaataatgTACATGTATCATACATTCAAGGCtgctagtgtaaaaaaaaaaatcactgcaATGTCAGTGCATAGAAagttaatcctttttttttaatgaatattCAAGTTAAAGATATCTTGGCACAAAAGTGAAGTTCCATTTCCATTTTTGGTATGCATTCTGGTGGCATGAGAAGTGGCAAAATGGCGGGATGATGCAATGGTGGTACAGATTATAGGCATTTGGTCGGTACTCTTGTAGGGCAGTCAATTGTACAAAACTAAAGGTGGTATAGGATATATATTTTCTTCCTCAGGTGGCCTTAAGGGATTGTATAGTAGATATGGATCTAGGTGGTGATGAAGTCCATCACTGTGGTGGTAGTGGTTGGATTCCTACAACAAAACAAGTTGTCTGTGCAAATAGTGACTTGTCCCTTTAAATGGAAGTTAAATGCAATAATTCTTTCTCAGAGTACCTTGTGAACTAAATATTGGATTATCCTAATCTGCTATACTTGAATGAAAGGATTTCAATGCTAGGTTGTTCTTGTCACGTGGTTCTGTATGATGTGCTAGATGTTTGATGAGCATAACTTGTTTGTTAACTACTCATTTAAGGTTTCACTCCTGGTTTCAGATGTGTTCTTGGCGAGTTGAGAAGCCTTGGTGACTCCTATGCTGAATCTCTTAATGCAGCTCGTAACCTATTAACCGCAAGGTTTGCTTTTCCTTGCGTACCTCTTATTTCTCTAAGGAGTTTTGGAAGTTTTTTAAATACAGTTAAAGTTCTACTGACTTGATTTTCTAATTGGCTCCTGTACAACCAAACATCTGTAAAAAGTGTTTGTACAAAAATGGGCGGTGATCATGTAGCATCATCTTTCTCTTTTTAGTTTGTTTCTGTAAGGAAACATTGATGAACCTTTTATTCAGATGTGACCATGAGAAACGGAAGAGTGCTGTCAGTTGCATAACTGATATTATTGGAGAAAACAATTCTGAGCATTTCTTTGTGGCTACTCAGGATGCTGAATTGCGGAAGAAATTTCAAAAGGTTTGTTCAATGTTTTCTTCTCCACAACACCATAGCATCTAGTCTCTCTCACTTTATGCTAACTCTGTTGGTTGAACATTAGACAACTATctgatttttttgcattttaaagTCCAAGTATGTGCCTCATGTAGTTGCATATGGTTTTGGTTTGTTTAACTTTCATAGGCAAGGTATAAGGTGTTAATATGATGGGAATGGCAGGCTCCGACTTAGTTTGATAGTTGCCATGAATATAATTAGTAATATTCCCATGAGTAATTGATGAGTTGTCTGACTCTATCATAAAAAATCCCAGTTGCTTGGTATTCCACTTTGCTTAGGTGTTGCATATTCTGTATCAACCTTGTTTGTCACTTCCCAATAAGTGGATGATTTTGGGTCCTAATGTCTGAAAGGGGCTTAACCTTTCTAACTTTTTAGGTGTTACTCAATATAATGGAGAGTGGAGAAGTATCAAACTGTTGATCACTCTATTTTTGGAATCTAAAAAAGACATATTCTCTCTAGAACTTGCATCTTCAACAAAATTTTATCTATTTCTACCTTTTCATTTTCCTTAATGTCTACTTGATGCAGGTACCAGGTGTTCCTCTTATTTATGGCCTTCGGAATGCCTTATTTCTTGAACAGCCGTCAGCTTTTCAACACCAGTTTGTTAGATCTGTTGAGGAAGATCATTCACATATGACTGACTTGGAATACAAGTTGTTGAAtgtaaagaaaaagaatgtaGCCTTTGAGGAAGCAAAGGATTCTTCTGATGCcaatgaagacaagaatgatggTACATTTACGGTTCAGgccatccaaacaaattttagaaaaaagagAGATTTAAAGgacacagttcaattcaagagAAAGAGATCTAAGGTTAGAATCCATCATCTGGCTTCCCCGTCATTTTGTGATTGCTGCAAGTACTTTTGATTGGCATGTGCTTctctaatttttcaattttttgaatCTCTGTTGAGTGTGTCTTTTCTGAGCTCCCTTCCCTCGTACATTGTAGGGTCCAAACCCACTGTCCTGTAAGAAGAAAAAACCACGTGAGAATACAAATAATGCTGCTTCAGTAAAGGTTGGTTTCATTTCTGAATTCTTGACCTGTATTCTCTGCTTGTATTTCTTGGATTGCGTTCAGTATTATTGTGTTTTGTGTTTTTCTGGCTGTACATCTTTGTAGTTAATTGTGATTAATAAATGCTCTTCTGGATGTTTCAATGATCccttgctgtttttctttctcatgAGATGGAGTTGGGTGCAGGAAAATGGGAATGGAGATACAACCGTGAGAAGCAGGAATAGAAAAAGGAAGAGGTCACGTAAGAGTAAAAATGTTTCAAAAGCCAACGTCTAGAACTTTTGCTTCTCTTCGTTATTGTTTGCCAGGTTGATCGGTGCTTTTAGTTACAAGTTACATTTGCCGAGTAGGGAAACACCCAACTAGAGAGAATACAGTCTATAAAGGTCAAACTTGAGCTTCCTCACCAGATAAAGTAAAATGCAGATTACCTTGTCAGACACTTCGTTtgcttttttctccttttggtgGTTGTGGACGGGCATTTGGGCTTAGCAGAGGGTGGTAGGAGATGATGAGAATTATAGGAAATTTTGGGTTAGTAAACATTCTACTGGTTGATGCCTTCAACTTTGGCGTGATGTaccctcttttgatattgttgTAGGTTTcactttgacttctttttttcctctcctaGTGTAAATTAATTTTGCTTCTAAATCTCCATATACCAATTGTTGTATTTTCATTGTTCGGAAATTCTATTGATGGTGTTTGTTTATTTACCCTACAATGAATGTTGAAGGGGCGCAAGTTGTTTGAACAACCCTCCAAgcatttcttttccctttcctgtCGTTATTACCTATGCCTCCTTGGCCTGGTATGCATAGCCTAATAAAGCTTCAGACATCCTGGTTAAATAAGCAGTGGGGCGATTTGTTGGAGGAAGAATCTTGACTCGAACAAAAAACAGTGGTCCATCAATAGCTGTTGCATGGAAGCACGACTCTCATTAATTGGGTCTGAAATATTCTGTCTTGATTTGCCTGTGCTGTGTAGATGATTAGCCTGTGCTGTGTAGATGATTAGCCTGTTTGCCTTTGAAGTTGTCTAATATTGAACTTGAGCTATAAAGCAGATGTAATTATAACTGTGTGAGCTGCCCTCGCAAGAGTTTTGAAACCTCAAAGTCCTGCAAAAGAACCTCACACCAAAGGAAAGCCATTAATGTTATAGCTCAGCAACTATTTCTGGTAGGTGTTTTGGTCACATTTTCATTCCTTGAGTTAGTACCATGATGTGTTAAATTTTGAACCACTAACTCTAGGTAGTAAATAGGATCTATCAAGTGTTTGCCAATATCATTTTGCCTGCCGCATATGGCTTTTGATCAAGATGGCATGTATGGGCTAGAGGTCATGTTCAACCTAAACTGCCTTTGGAAGAATTTTTGAAGTAATAAACACTTGAAATGATGGGTGAGATTTCGATAGCAGCACAATAACTTTCGAAAAcagctttcaaaaatttgcaGGCCAAAGAGAACCGTTTTGTCCAAATAGAAGGAACCTCTTTATTTACAGCCACATACACCTACGAGCCCTGTGCTGT
The genomic region above belongs to Coffea arabica cultivar ET-39 chromosome 7c, Coffea Arabica ET-39 HiFi, whole genome shotgun sequence and contains:
- the LOC113700148 gene encoding uncharacterized protein; protein product: MRVKKQKRHRKAVRFYAACFGFREPFKVLCDGTFVHHLLLNKITPADTALANALGAPVKIFTTRCVLGELRSLGDSYAESLNAARNLLTARCDHEKRKSAVSCITDIIGENNSEHFFVATQDAELRKKFQKVPGVPLIYGLRNALFLEQPSAFQHQFVRSVEEDHSHMTDLEYKLLNVKKKNVAFEEAKDSSDANEDKNDGTFTVQAIQTNFRKKRDLKDTVQFKRKRSKGPNPLSCKKKKPRENTNNAASVKENGNGDTTVRSRNRKRKRSRKSKNVSKANV